DNA from Leishmania braziliensis MHOM/BR/75/M2904 WGS CADA00000000 data, contig 90, whole genome shotgun sequence:
GCGACAGTGGGGATGCGGCGATTTCGTGGGCGGTTTCTCTTGAGGACGTGGATGCTGGACTTGTCCATGTCCCCTCTGGCAGTGGTGAGAGCGTCGAAGTGACACGCAATGACCTCTTCACTTGCAAGTTGCTGAATCGCAAGAAGGGCAGGGACATCGGCAGACGGGTGAACCGCTACAGCCAGGACCCCACGAACCACCACCTGCTGCTATCCGTCGATGTGTGGCTGACCCACTTTGACAACGGACTACCGCTGTTCTTTGCCAATGACATGCGTGCCTCGCAGCAGGGGTCCGCTGACGGCGGTAACGTGTCCATCAAGCGCCTCCTGCCGGTGCACACGGGCTTTGTTCACGGCGAGTCACTCCAGTCAATTCCGTTCTATTCGCTCCAGACGACGTACTGGCTGCAGTACGATTCTGTGTACCTGCAGAGCGTGGTAAGGCGACCGGATCAGGTACCTTTGATGCCGACGGCATCCGGTGAACGGGCCCCGGCACCCACCCGCTTCGGGACATGGACAATGACGAGCATACAGTTGCGCGACTTTCAGCTGGTGGTGTACTTCAATCAGTTGCGCcgtcggctgctgcgtggtGAAGAAGCGGACGCGTTCATCCCGCTGACAGCACGTGACGCGCCAGCAGTGCTGCCGTGGGCGTCGGTGAGGGCGGCAGATAGAGGGTCTGCATCACGTGCGATGGCGACCGGGGAGCTGGCACGACTCGGCTTTGAGCTGCTGCATGGTGCGAACCCGATGATGCTGCCGATGTACGGAGATGACATGCGCtcaccgctgcagccggTTGCGTGGCGCCCGCAGACGTCGGCGGAGTGGTCTGGACGTGCGGCTGTAGGCAAAGACGCGCGGTCGCCTCCTCGTATCCGAGCAATTGCAGTGATGATTAGTAATTGTCGTCATAACCGCATGAGGTGGCTGTCTGAGCTCTGCCGCTACTACCCAGTGCATAACTACGGCCGATGCGTAATTCCGAAGCCGACTCCGTTGCCGGGGGACGCGGTGCCGACACCGGGTATTCCGCAGTGTGCCAAGATGTCCATTCCGTTTGAGTGCGGGCGGGGCGCTATCCAGAAGCGGCACAATGATGCACTGGAGTCGATAAGGATGGCGAACGAGAGCCTCCGGCGCGGCAAGACGACTGTGCACAAGATGCTGCACTCCGCTAAGGACTACGGTGTGCGATGTGTGTTCCGCAAGTACCGATACGCGTTACCCTTTGAGAACAGCTTCGAGGACGACTACGTGACAGAGAAGGTGTACAACGCGCTGCTGTCCGGAGCTCTGCCGCTGTACATTGGTGCGATGAACATCGCGGACTTCGTGCCGAGTGTCTTGCGGAGGTCTGGCGACGAGGCTGAGCAGTTTCGCGGTCTCTCTGTCGTTCCGGTGCTGCAGATGTTTCCTCTGCTCAACGAGACGGCGTGGCGCCGGGAGGCGAACAGCGTGTTGGAGTCGCAGGAAAGGGACGAGGTGATGACGCGGCAGGTGCTGCGCACGCAtgccgcggtgctgcgggcGCAAGCGTCCAAGATAGCGCAGGTTGTCGAGGGCGACGGTGCCGCGGCTAAGAAGTACGCGAGCACAATGGCTTCTGCATCGGCTGTAGCGTCTGGCCTGGAGATGGCCGTGCAGGCGTCGCGCCACGTCTCCCAGCACCACTACATGCTGTACACCGATGCCACCTATTCGACAGAGACCGTGTTGCTAAGGAAGAAGTACGGCGAGCCTGCAGAGGCGAATGCGACATGGGCCGATGGCGCGTTGAGTAGCGATAGCACATCTGCAGAGCGCGCGTTTTCGAATCCAGCCGGGACTTGGCCGCCGTTATTGGCAGAGGCAAAGGCCAATGCGACGGATGCCGCCGACAGAGCCGGTCATGTGGCCGATGGTGATAATATCGGTGCGGTGGTGCCCTTGCCGGATGACCCCTCTGCGTACTTTTTGGGCTACGGCCAGTGCAGCTACCTACAGCACGTGCACAGTGATGCGCGTGATGCCATCAGTGATGGTGCGGTGCCGAAGAGCAACTATACGGGGACACGTGAGCACCTTGCGTTGAGAACGAGCTGGTTGCTGACGCCCAACACCGCTCGGGGCTTCTTGAAGGAAGTGGCTGAGAGTCGAGCACGCAACGCGACGCTTGCGAAGACGAGGCGGCGTGCAGTGGAGGTGTTCCCTGAGCTGAGTGGTGATGATGCGATAGCGAAGCGCAGGCTTCGCTCAATGCCTCGTCAGGTGCAGGGCGACGCGTACTCGCGGCACTTCAACCGTGTTGATGTGccgcccgcagcagcgtacGAGCGCGAGCTCTCTGCAACTGCGGTGCCCGGTGGCGCCCCCCCGCCGCCGATGAATGGATTCGCACAGCTCGCTGCGTACCTGCGTGCCCTTGACGAGAACCCGGATTTGATCGACGAGGCGGGGTACTTTGACTGGTGGCGTGCGGAGCGGATGGAGGACCTCGGCGACGCCTTCTTGAGCGCCTTGTACCGGGAGAACCCGCTGTGCTCGAtatgcgcagctgcactagagaagaaggcggcgcagaaggGAGGCACCGCAACCGGACCGACGCACGACAGGAGTGCTGCTTGACGCGAGGGGATGTGCTTCACCTCCCGTGCGCGCGATACCAGTCGTCGCGGATCTCTGTGACTGCCGGCTGGGTGTTTGCTGCGGATTGCTTTCCACCAGCACGGCCTCTAGGTTCTTTACCAGGACCGCCATACGTCTGTTtcacctctcttccttccgcCATATCTGATcgctccctttctcttcgttCAGTTCTTCTCCATGTCACTGAGTGGTTCCTCACTCCcagcgccatctcctcctcttttgaTTTTCCATCTGCAGCCATGCACTGACGTAGACACACGGCGCCAACGTGTTTTCCTAGTGCAGAGGCAGTAGAGTGATGAGGTCAGCTATGGCAGCGCAGTGCGTGGAGGCCGTCGCGTGTTTTAATTCTTGTCCGCTCCGCCGCTATGCCGAATTCGGCGACGTTGTCACTGTAGTGCTTTGTAGATCTCACGGTGTGCATGCGCCCCGGCTACTGGTCGGCtacctcagtgcgtggcatctcagGGGTTCAGCGCCGCTATTCCTTGCGGAGGAAGTCGAGCAGCGTGCAGCCAGCCCTTAGGCGTACGACTGTGCAGATTCGTGATGCCGGCGGAGGGGTGTGGTCTGGCGCAGTGCTGAAGAGACCAGCGGCGACGATGGCGCTTGGCCCAGCTCGCCACGAGTCGTGTCGACGATTTGGCAAATGTCCGCATTGCCTCGCCATCGCTCTGCCTGCGCTGCATTGCGATGGAGTGGCAGTGGAGCTGAACACGGCGCAAAACGGCCTTGGGCGGCGCGGCTCCCTTGGCAATCCCCCCTCGACACCAGCCTATACTCTGCACGTGAGGCGCGCCTCACCCCACAGGCCTGCAGAGGGCCTCTGCTGCCCCGGATTTTCAGTACACCGGCGTCGCAAGCGAGAAGGTGCACGGCGGTCGCGTCTCCGTGCTCACACAACAGGACACGTGCATGGGTGTGGGACCTCCCCCCCCGTTCttgaggaggaagtggacGCTGTGGCAGTCTGGCATCGCTGCGGTGACCCTACTAGACGGCTGCATTTCATGTCAGGCTGCCTATTTAAGAACGGTGTAGTGAGACGGGAGGTGGTCAATCACCCCAGCTCCACACAGGCCTCTTCCGCTTGGCCCACCCGCTGCTGTCAGAGGCGTGCGGGTTCAGGGGAAGGCGGAACGCCCCTGTTGCCACAGacgcgtggcggcgtcctACATGTCGCGGCACATGCGGACACGCGCCCGGGTGGCATCAACGGAAGCGGGGGATGCAGACAGCTAACCccccggcagcagcgccgtcctgGAGCAATGCCCGGGGTCCACACACGCGATCACTGTGCGCCCGCGGTGTGAAGCGCCGCCGGCATGGTGTA
Protein-coding regions in this window:
- a CDS encoding glycosyl transferase, putative, translated to MKSRARKPLAEATRRAAQPSYQSEDACEADFSHHSSGAVPMSVHAVDVGHDDDTVGTSSGGNTEYIMRGGTAAPGDDATNKRNAKVTTNQAGVLWQRCLRLCCVASRHIFHPCVGLAGEKDRRASTPGGEGDNRGSLKTPQRLRRLRAGSVLRLLACFTAWLIVVMFLAMRGEEIVGMSQRNAMQVGFWGQPLLDCQCASKELIAEAEQLGSMLAESETTTTTLGGGGNNGHGVAQREPRRLVETLAAVKRWFHAMVFGSVRPTKVGCVERNPLSYTFLHREAVPWMTITAAAHRTKKEWSADPRGRESLLPFPVPSSAEERGRLWQELQADPTRIGPGGATEEISVAVSGKWGDFRSYLCDDPPNATPVAEYYLDPVRVSLLDHMNGGKQGRPAPSVCDGCAFHCVHPRLVRGSCAGRTGVESDASAESCDSGDAAISWAVSLEDVDAGLVHVPSGSGESVEVTRNDLFTCKLLNRKKGRDIGRRVNRYSQDPTNHHLLLSVDVWLTHFDNGLPLFFANDMRASQQGSADGGNVSIKRLLPVHTGFVHGESLQSIPFYSLQTTYWLQYDSVYLQSVVRRPDQVPLMPTASGERAPAPTRFGTWTMTSIQLRDFQLVVYFNQLRRRLLRGEEADAFIPLTARDAPAVLPWASVRAADRGSASRAMATGELARLGFELLHGANPMMLPMYGDDMRSPLQPVAWRPQTSAEWSGRAAVGKDARSPPRIRAIAVMISNCRHNRMRWLSELCRYYPVHNYGRCVIPKPTPLPGDAVPTPGIPQCAKMSIPFECGRGAIQKRHNDALESIRMANESLRRGKTTVHKMLHSAKDYGVRCVFRKYRYALPFENSFEDDYVTEKVYNALLSGALPLYIGAMNIADFVPSVLRRSGDEAEQFRGLSVVPVLQMFPLLNETAWRREANSVLESQERDEVMTRQVLRTHAAVLRAQASKIAQVVEGDGAAAKKYASTMASASAVASGLEMAVQASRHVSQHHYMLYTDATYSTETVLLRKKYGEPAEANATWADGALSSDSTSAERAFSNPAGTWPPLLAEAKANATDAADRAGHVADGDNIGAVVPLPDDPSAYFLGYGQCSYLQHVHSDARDAISDGAVPKSNYTGTREHLALRTSWLLTPNTARGFLKEVAESRARNATLAKTRRRAVEVFPELSGDDAIAKRRLRSMPRQVQGDAYSRHFNRVDVPPAAAYERELSATAVPGGAPPPPMNGFAQLAAYLRALDENPDLIDEAGYFDWWRAERMEDLGDAFLSALYRENPLCSICAAALEKKAAQKGGTATGPTHDRSAA